Part of the Kitasatospora sp. NBC_00374 genome is shown below.
GGGCTGCTCGGGGGCGAACAGGTGCAGGTACCAGTCGCCGGGGGTGCCGTCCGGGTCGACGGTGCGGGTCCAGGCCGGACCGCCGAAGATGGACTCCCAGTCGTTGGGCGGCAGTTCGCCCTCGGCGCCCTTGCCCGGGCGGAAGTGGTAGCGCTCGCGCAGCGGGGAGGAGGGGCCCTCGCGCAGGGCGCGCTGGAACCACTCGTGCTGGTCGGAGGAGTGGTTGGGGACCAGGTCCACGATGATCCGCAGGCCCAGCCGGTGGGCGTCGCGGATCAGGCCGTCGGCGTCCAGCAGGGTGCCGAACATCGGGTCCACCGCGCGGTAGTCGGCCACGTCGTAGCCGGCGTCGGCCTGCGGCGAGGCGTAGAAGGGGGACAGCCAGACGGCGTCCACGCCGAGGTCGCGCAGGTACGGCAGGCGGCTGCGGATGCCCGGCAGGTCGCCCATGCCGTCGCCGTTGCCGTCGGCGAAACTGCGCGGATACACCTGGTAGATGACCGCGTCCCGCCACCAGCCTCTGGAGGCACCGGCGTTCGCAGCGATCGGAGCGGCGGCGGGCCGGGAGGTGTCGGCCAGGTTCTGGGTCATGGACTGTCATCCCTCACAGGACGTAGGTAGCGTCCCGGCCGTCCGTGCGGGCGGCCGGTACGCGGCAGCAGGCGTGATGTGGTGCGCGTGCCCGACGGTGGTCAGGACTTGGCGGCACCGGCGGTGAGGCCGGTGACCAGGTGGCGCTGGACGAGGTAGAAGACCAGGGCCGCGGGCAGTGCGATGAGCACGGCGGCGGCGGCCATCAGGTTCCACTGGTGGTCGTGCTCGCTGACGAAGGTCTGCAGACCGACGGCGAGGGTGTACTTGCCGGAGCTGAGCATGAACGTCGAGGCGAAGGCGACCTCGGCCCAGGCGGTGAGGAAGGAGTAGAAGGCCGCCACCGCCAGGCCCGGGCGGGCCAGCGGCATGATCAGCCGCCAGAAGGTGCCGAACGGCGAGAGCCCGTCGACCCGGCCCGCCTCGTCGATCTCCACCGGGATGGTGTCGAAGTAGCCCTTCAGCAGCCAGGCGCAGTACGGCACGGTGGTGCCCGAGTAGACCAGGATCAGGCCGAGGTAGCTGTCCAGCAGCTGGAGGCTGGCAAGGATCGTGTACATCGGGACGATCAGCACGGCGATCGGGAACATCTGGGTCAGCAGCAGGGTCCACATCAGCTGGCGGTGGCCCGGGAAGCGCATCCGGGAGACCGCGTAGCCGGTGCTCGCCGCGACCAGGACGCCGACCACGGTGGTGCCGCCGGCCACGATCACCGAGTTGCCGAACCAGCTGAAGAAGTCGGTGTCGCCCAGCACCTTGCTGTAGTTCGCCAGGCTGGCCTTGCCGAAGATGTCGCCGGGGTGCAGGTAGTCCATCTCGCCGGGCCCGAGCGAGACGAAGCCGATGTAGACCACCGGGAAGAGCGCGATCAGGCTGGCCAGGACCAGCGCGCCGTGCAGCAGCGCGGTGCCGAGCGGGCCGCGCTCGCCGCGGGGGCGGACCCGGGCCGGGCGGGCGGCGGCGGGGGCCGCGGCGGTGGGGCGTTCGGTGGTGACGGTCATCGGGGTACCTGCCTCGTGGTGGTCGCCGGCCTGCGGTGCGGTAGCGGTCGTCATCCGTTCGCCTGCTCGGTGCGGGCCAGCCAGCGGCGGTAGAAGCTGGTGAAGACGATCAGGATGGACAGCAGCAGGACGCCGTAGGTGGCGGACTGCGCGTAGTCGCGCGGCATCTGGCCGAAGCCCAGGCGGTAGGCCCAGGTGACCAGGATCTGGGCGTCCGGGGCGCCGGCGCCGAACAGCAGGAAGATGACCGCGAACTGGTTGAAGGTCCAGATCACACCGAGCAGGACGACGGTGCTGCTGACGTTGCGCAGGCCGGGCAGGGTCACGTACCGGAACTGCTGCCAGGCCGAGGCGCCGTCCATCTCGGCGGCCTCGTAGAGCTCGCCGGGGATCGACTGCAGACCGCCGAGCAGCGAGATCATCATGAACGGCACGCCGACCCAGGTGTTGACGATGATCGCGGCGGCCTTCTGGGCCAGCGGCTCGGAGAGCCAGGCGGGCTCCGGCAGGCCGAGGGTGCCGAGGATGCCGTTGATGGCGCCGCCGTCGGCGAGCATCAGACGCCAGGAGAAGACCGTGACGAAGGTCGGGACGGCCCAGGGCAGGATCAGCAGCATGCGGTAGACGCCGCGGCCGCGCAGCTTCTGGTTGAGCAGCAGGGCGAGGCCGAGGCCGATCGAGTAGTGCAGGCAGACGCAGATGGCCGTCCAGGCGACGGTCCACACGAAGTGCGACCAGAACCGCTCGTACGAGCCCGGTCCCCAGAGCACGTCGGCGTAGTTGTCGAAGCCCACGAACCGGAAGCTGTCCGGGATGTGGTTGACCCCGATCTGGCGGCCCACGTTCAGGCTGTTGGCGTCGGTGAGCGTGTAGTACACGCCCTGGACCAGCGGATAGCCGACCAGGACACCGAGCACGATCACGACCGGCGCGATCATCGCGTAGGCGTACCAGTACTTGCTGTACGAGATCCGGAGGCGCTGCACGAAGCCGGGGCGCGGCTCGCGCCCGCGGCTGCCCTTGCCGGTAGCGCCCTGCACGGCGACTGCCATTGTTGACACCTTTTCGAGAGGTCCGCCGCCTCGCTTCGGCGACTGCTGCTGTTCGTGCGGGAGGCCGCCCGGCCTGCGGTGTCGCAGGCCGGGCGGCCGGGGGGACTACTTGGTGAAGTCCGGCAGGAGCTTCGCGTAGTCGACGGCGGTGGAGTCCAGGCCGGCCTTGGTGTCCGACTGGCCCTGGACGATCTTGCCGAGGTTGGTGCCGACCGGGCCGAACAGCGAGCTGTACTCGGGCAGCTCGGGGCGCGGCTGGGCGGAGCTGAGGACCGCCTGGAAGCCGGCGATGCCCGCGTTGGCCTTGACCTCGGCGGTGTACGCGTCGGCGCGGGTCGGCAGGGTGGAGTTCTTCAGCGCGAGGAAGGTCTGGCTCTCGGCGGAGGTCAGGAAGCCCGCGAGCTTCTCGGCCGCGGCCTTGTGCGCGGCGTCGGAGCCGGCGTAGACCGAGACGTTGTGACCGCCGGTGGGGGCGCCCGCCTTGCCGGTGGAGCCGGCCGGGACGGGGGCGACGCCGAGGTTGGCCTTGTCGGCGAAGGCGCTGCCCTTGTAGACGTTGGTGATCTCCCAGGGACCCTGGATGACCATCGCGACCTTGCCGCTGTTGAAGGCGTCCATCATGTGGGCGTACGAGTCGGTGGTGACGTCCGCCTTGACAGTGCCAGGGGCGGTGAAGAGCGACTTGTAGGTCTCGATCGCCTTGACGGCCTCGGGCGAGTTGACGGTGATCTTCTTGCCCTTGGCGTCCACCATGTCGGTGCCCTCGCCGAACAGGAACGGCATCGCGTAGTAGCCGTCGCCGGCCCGCATGAAGAAGCCGTCCACGCCGGCCTTGTCCTTGAGCAGCGCGGCGTCGGCCTTCAGCTCGTCCCAGGTGGCGGGGGCCTTGGTGATGCCGGCCTTCTCGAACAGCGACTTGTTGTAGAGCAGACCGAGGGTGTCGGTGACCAGCGGGGCGCCGTAGGTCTTGCCGCCGAACTTGGCCTGCTGGATCAGGCTGGGCTGGAAGGCGGCGGCGTCGGCCAGCGCGGGGGTGCCGTCCAGCGGCTCCAGGAAGCCGGCCTTGGCGAACGCGGGGGTCCAGCCGACCTCGGCACGGAAGGCGTCCGGCGCGCCCTTGGCGCCCATCGCGGTCTGGAGCTTGTTCTGGGCCTGGTCGAACGGGACGTTCTCGAAGTTGACCTTGATGTTCGGGTTGGCGGCCTCGAACTTCTTGACCAGCTCCTGGTAGTTCGGAGCCTCGTTGGTGGCGTTGGAGGTGTCCCAGTAGGTGATGGTGACCGGTCCGGAGGACTTGCCGTCCGCACTGGTGCCGCTGCTGCCACAGGCTGCAAGCGTTACCGCAAGGGCCGCAACGAGAGCGGAGGCCGCGATGCCACGCCGCATGAGAACTCCTAAAAGGTGGGGGTGCCCGAGAGGGAGGAGGACCGCGCATAATGGCTGTCCCAGCCGACTGCGCCGTTGCGGCCGTCGGGCTTGGGCAGGAACGTAACAGCGATGCAATCGCATCGGAAAGCCCTTGCAGCAAGTTTCTGCAAGATCCGGCGATCGTTACAGCCGCGTGTCCTCCGCGTTGCCGCAAGGTAGCCACCTTCAGGCCAT
Proteins encoded:
- a CDS encoding sugar ABC transporter permease, with product MTTATAPQAGDHHEAGTPMTVTTERPTAAAPAAARPARVRPRGERGPLGTALLHGALVLASLIALFPVVYIGFVSLGPGEMDYLHPGDIFGKASLANYSKVLGDTDFFSWFGNSVIVAGGTTVVGVLVAASTGYAVSRMRFPGHRQLMWTLLLTQMFPIAVLIVPMYTILASLQLLDSYLGLILVYSGTTVPYCAWLLKGYFDTIPVEIDEAGRVDGLSPFGTFWRLIMPLARPGLAVAAFYSFLTAWAEVAFASTFMLSSGKYTLAVGLQTFVSEHDHQWNLMAAAAVLIALPAALVFYLVQRHLVTGLTAGAAKS
- a CDS encoding carbohydrate ABC transporter permease, producing MAVAVQGATGKGSRGREPRPGFVQRLRISYSKYWYAYAMIAPVVIVLGVLVGYPLVQGVYYTLTDANSLNVGRQIGVNHIPDSFRFVGFDNYADVLWGPGSYERFWSHFVWTVAWTAICVCLHYSIGLGLALLLNQKLRGRGVYRMLLILPWAVPTFVTVFSWRLMLADGGAINGILGTLGLPEPAWLSEPLAQKAAAIIVNTWVGVPFMMISLLGGLQSIPGELYEAAEMDGASAWQQFRYVTLPGLRNVSSTVVLLGVIWTFNQFAVIFLLFGAGAPDAQILVTWAYRLGFGQMPRDYAQSATYGVLLLSILIVFTSFYRRWLARTEQANG
- a CDS encoding extracellular solute-binding protein, coding for MRRGIAASALVAALAVTLAACGSSGTSADGKSSGPVTITYWDTSNATNEAPNYQELVKKFEAANPNIKVNFENVPFDQAQNKLQTAMGAKGAPDAFRAEVGWTPAFAKAGFLEPLDGTPALADAAAFQPSLIQQAKFGGKTYGAPLVTDTLGLLYNKSLFEKAGITKAPATWDELKADAALLKDKAGVDGFFMRAGDGYYAMPFLFGEGTDMVDAKGKKITVNSPEAVKAIETYKSLFTAPGTVKADVTTDSYAHMMDAFNSGKVAMVIQGPWEITNVYKGSAFADKANLGVAPVPAGSTGKAGAPTGGHNVSVYAGSDAAHKAAAEKLAGFLTSAESQTFLALKNSTLPTRADAYTAEVKANAGIAGFQAVLSSAQPRPELPEYSSLFGPVGTNLGKIVQGQSDTKAGLDSTAVDYAKLLPDFTK